The sequence AACGTTATTCAGCAAAATTTATTACACACCCAAACTAACCACACAGACCAATTCAACATAccaacacatacaaatacaatgcTCCCACATTTCAATAAGGCACAATAGCGCAAGTATTTAGTTCTACTAAAAAAAGGACTAATCTTGGAAATGAAACCAGAATTTGACAGATGGAGGTTCCTTGagtgaggagaagggaggagaagttCCACATGACAGAGTAGACTTGGCATTCTGGCGAGGGGAAGGGGTGGACGGTACCaacaaaccaacaaataaaAACCTGTCTTGGCTGTAGGTCTGAACACCCTTATGCCCTCGATATCACCATCCACTCCCTTTATACTGGGGCTTCAACACAGCCCCATTCAAATTGCATCTGGACAAGAACAAGGATGAACCCATCTCTTCACCATTCAGAAACTGACCAAACATAACAGGGTAAAAAATAATGAAGTATTGGCAGAAAAGGGGAATTCTTGGTTGACCGCAGCGCTCAGTCTTCGGCTTTGGAGGCGGTGAGGCATTCGGTCTCTGAAGGGTCTTCCTGAGGAAACACCACGAAACACAGCTTCTGGCCCATGTACGTGACTCTCTCTGCAACACAACAGACAATAGCAGGACTTTTAATAGACAGAGGGGTAATAGAGTTAAAGATGTCCTTGGCTTGACAAGCATTCACCCCAGTCCTGTTATTCAGTATGATCTTGTCTTTTTACCCTTTATTTCTCTAAGGAAGGTTCATTGAGCACACTTGCACTTTTTCAGCCCCATCCTGCCTCACATTCGCACCTGTGAGCTGCCCAATACGACCACAgacttctactgttggccactgaacagTTCCACTGGCGCTCAAGAGACTTACTATGGTCACTTTCCCTGGAACTTGAACCGCGAATTGAACCAGTGACCTTCTGTCTCACAAAGCAAGTTCAACAGAGTCAGGATATCTCTGCGATAGATGGCGTCGCAAAACCAAAATCCTGGCTAACTGGTCTCACAAAGGTGGTTTTCAATGTGTTCTGTCAATCCAGGATTCCAATTccaatccagctatgagcgcaTTCATATTAAAGGGGCAGGacttgtaacaaatagccaaccacatgcaacatggacagatcaaGAGCAGGAGATTTAAGAgaagatgaaactattgatgTGCATGGGGAAATTAAGTCGTTGCAATGTTGTAACAccgttgtaagtacattatgtattagggagattttcatcaagtacctacacagtaatattgtgtacttacaatacgtTTCCATAGGCTCATACACAggtggaataaggccattgtaaagtgttaaaCATTTTTTCCAAAGGGACTTTGATTATTAGCCACAACGTTTTCAGTGTGAAGTAGACTTTTTTCTGAATCTATTGGTCTGAATCTATTGTAAGCTCATGATTCAACGCGTAGCAGCTTTGGTTTGGTTCAAAGCTTATTGGGATTTACTGAAATgtctatggagaaaatgaattggAAACTTACTTCCAGAACCAGGGTGACTAAAAAAGGGGTGGACGATTCAGCTCTATTAGCAGATAGACAAGCTGCCTTCATCCAGATATTAAAAGGGCGTACTGCCCACTAGCAGTAACAacactacagacagacaaaagcaTATACTGTTGTATAGACATCAGATAGCGTTTGGAAATAAATCTACCATATGGAAGGGGTTTACCACAGAGTACTAGAAAGTTTAGACTATTTCAAAGTCAATTTGGTAAACTTCTCTGTGATTGATGATTTATCTGACACTATGTGAATGGTCTGTTGCAGTAAACCCTACCCATCTGGTAATACCGTAAGGTTAAAATAAACACTCAAAAGAAATTGAAAGTACtctttgacccaggtctgtaTCTGGAATAAAAAGGGACCTTATGATACTTTCATGATCTCAGTGTACAGAACCTGACAGCTAAGCTAATCtcagaacaagagagaaaaatcaCTCTTCTGACTAGCTAAAACTACAGGCCAAAGGCGCAGACCGACTCACCGACCACTCTGTAGAtccatttgggtttttttttccattgaacACCCAGGAAGTAGACGGGGACGCCGGTCAGCATGATGACCATTCCCAGACCACAAACCACCGGTTCTGAGTACAGACTGAAGCCTAGCAGCACCGCCCAGAAAACCATGTAGCTGATGGGAATCAACATGTTCACCTGCGCAGAACAAGAACAAAACATAGACATATTTCAACATAATTTCGGGGTATTTTTTGATATTGTGTCTCTTTGCATCTCCATCTGGGatgcacacacattaatatCTGAATAATTTTTTCCCAACATATGTCTGCACATTATTTCTGCATATGTGTGGTGTATATATCTCCACATACTGATGTACACGGGTATGTACAATTCACAGATTGTCATAATCCCGTATTTTGTctgttaaatatatatatatgtatatatatatacatacatatatatatatatatatatatatatatatatgctgcaTACAGTCTCtaatgttttttatattttcatatcttaCATGTTTTCATATTTATCATTCATTTCACTTTGTGTCTCAGTACGTtctactgcttttattttgcacatcctgcatacatgctgtaaatacatatattttttcatattgtctCAATCATATATTTGTTCTAGTGTTCTGTGTTATGTTTAATTacgattaaactttaatgaaatCTATAGGCCATTGATCTGTAGATTTCATTAAAGTTTTATCCAaattcatacaaacatttattttacctCTGATATAATtatatctctgatataataaatgATCACAGAAAGCAAAGGGGTTCTACTAGTCTCTAAACACTGTTGTCCTGCAAACAGCCCTTTCTGCTCTCTATTGGATTTGATTACCAGAATGTAACCTGCTCCAGAGCAGTGACATCACCATGGTGATGTTCACCACTTAAACGTGAGCCACCTTTGTGACATTGGAAACTCCAGGTTAAACCTGAAGTTGCCTCACTACCCTGATAATCTAGCTTTGTAGTATACCCCTCTGATTATTTGGTGGatacttttatccaaagtgacatTTTTTCAGCATGGGTGGCCCTGATGGCAATCCAACCCTGCACAGTAAACAGTGAGCAACTCCATATTTCCTTATTTTCCCCGTTTAGTAAGTCATGATAAAATCAGACCTGTATCATAAAGGGTTCCTGTGTAAGAACACCCTATATGACCCAGCCTGACACTCTGGGCTATTTTTTATTCTGGACTGGTAGATATTTGTTTCCCATGTGGTTTTAAATCCACTATGTTACACTCCATGAGCCTGGGGGGGTCTAGCCTAGAGGTCTGATTCACAGGCTATTTTTGAAATACAGTAAGTGAAGAATCCTATTCCAAAATACTACACAACATTTTTTCATTACCAAAATATTTAGCTGGAATTCATTAGTCACTATCTGTAAACAAGAGGATCCAGCCTGTAAAAGTGTTCTCAtttagtcaaccaaggacttaaagtTGTACTACCAGTACAAGTACTACCATCATTTGTTTGAATATGTGCtatcaattattttgtaagattAGCTGTCACTTTTTGcaaatgatggatatctcattttctAAATGAACGCTACCCTTGCCTTTTTTTGTCCACCAAAGACCAAAGTTGCCTAATATCCTATAAAGTACCAAAATTCAATgccttcattggccaatcagagttGACTTTTCAACAAGGCCATGTAATAAAGTACTATAAGGTCACTTCATTTGCAGGCTGCTCTACCTTGATGGGTCTCATTAGGTTGGGTTTCTTCCAGCGGAGGTAGAGGAGGCCGGCGATGGTCACCCCGTAGGACAGGTAGTTGATGAAGGATACATAGTTGATCAGGTTGTGTGTCTCTCCAATACACAGGATAACTATGGTGGCGATGCACTgtgggagacagaggcagggtcaaaggtcaagcgcattttaaattgtttggCTGAAAACATGCAAAACAGAACCATATTAACAGGGACTTTTCATTAAAGCACCATCTCTGACTATGGCCATCCCTTCCATTCTGTGTTGCTGTGAAACCAGTTGCTCACTGGGACAAATAAAAttgaaacttgaacttgaagctGTAATTGACAATTTTATATCATCAGTCTCTAGGTCTGGACTAAAAACAAAAGGTGACTGTGCATTTGCTATTAGAGCCCCTAAACTCTGGAACAAGTAGTTTTTATAAACTTGCTATTTATActgttgtattatttatttaaggCTGGAGAACCTTCCAAGCACACAAAACCAGCACCGACAATTTAAAATTCTTCTTGGGTTGGGAAACGGATAACCTGGTCTGCAGGATTTTGTTGGCCATCTTTTGTATAATGTCACATATTGTTGGTCTCTGAATGTTAAAATGATTATAGGTCAGTGGCCTTAACTAGACCCTTACCAGTTTGCTTATAGGGCAAACAGGTCAGTTGATGACGTAGTTTCTCTGTGCCTACACTCTATAATTTAACACAGCCTTTAATACCATTCTTCCCTGGAGACTGTTTGATAAACTCCTCAAGAGTCAAccaaaaacatctaaaaaatgTCACTGGATACTGGATTAACACAGGTGGTAAAGATAAATAACATGGTCTCCAAATCCAGATCCCTGAACACTGGCGCCCCCCAAGGGTGTGTTTTATCTCCATTGCTTTATTCAATCTACACAACTGACTGTAGATCAAATTCAGTCTGTTAAAATCATAAAATTTGTCGATGATACCACTGTAGCTGGTCTAAATGTTAGTAAAACTAAAGAGGCGATAGTAGACTTTCGTTAAAACAAGCATGAGTTACAGCACTTGGAGATAAACGGGCATATGAGAGAGTGTTTCAAATTCTTAGGCACAATCATTTCATATAATCTTTCATGGGAAAGCAACACACTTACCATAATTAAGAAATGTCACCAGAGACTTCACTTTTTGTGTCAACTAAGGAGGTTCAGGGTCCCCAAAGAGGCCATGAGGCTTTTTTACAAGGCAGCGGTCGAGGGTGTACTGTCTGGTACGGGAACACATCAcacctctctcatcctctcatccaGCTAACCGCTTGTTTGAGCAGCTTCCAtcagggaggagatggaggtccGTCCGCACAAAAACAAGTGGATTCAAAAACAGTACCTACCCTGTTGCTATCCGAGTGCTGAACTCTCAAGCCCGAGGCCCTGTCTATCGCACGTGTGCACTTTACAGCTCTGTTCTATGGTATATTTTCACCTACTTTACCCTTTTACCTTGTACTTTTTATTAAATACTATTGCACATTTTACTGGTACTTCACAGCTCTGTTACATCCTACCTCACTCATTTTATCCTTTTAGCTTATTATTTTTACTGAGTCCTTTTTGTATGAATGTAAATCATGTGAGTGTCAAggactgtactgtattgtatccTGAGCTGTACTGTTTCTATTACATTGTTGGCTATGATTGATagcctttttaaaaatatttcctTTCTGTTCACAATAACTACTGGCTGACAGTGAGAATGGACCAAGTGGAACATaactttaatttatttcataACTTTTCCTCAGTTCCACatataaatgaaacaaaaaaaaagaaaaacaattccactgcattttttgtgtgtgattatgtTATGCTGAATGAAGCTACATGAGAGAACAGTTGCAAATttcaaaagtaaaaacaaacacaaatttgaTGAACCTTCTTTATTATGATTCTTGCCATAAGTGTTATGCTACAAGGTATCTACCATGTTACCTACTGGCCTAGACCTATCGCTTACGACAATCTCTGGCGCTGACTGATGACAAACAGCGCTAGTGTGTCTGAAAATAAATTCACTATTACCCTGATACAGTTACCCCTTATAGACTTTACCATATAGTGCACTTAGTACCTGAGGAACTACAATCGAATCCAGAGACAGCCAACTTCttaagaaccacactgggttctGTGTTCTGATTTGTTATTTTAAACAACCAGAGAGTTCTTGAGTCATTATGGTTCCATATAGAACCACTACACTGACCAAAGAGCCTCCTCTTTCTGGTTAATGCTACTGTAGTAAATATTAGCTGACTTGGTAGTGCAGTACTCACACAGACCAGCAGGGCGGGGATAGGAGTGCAGTTCTTCAGGTGGATCATAGCCAGCAGATAGGGCAGGTGACCCTCTCTGGCCCCTGAGAAACACAACCTGAAAATAGACAGACAAATACgtatatgtaataataataataatacactttttTGTACAtgacatgcatgtgcatgtttttctgtgtatgtgtgtgtgtgtgttttgacctgGAGGAGGTGAACAGGTATCCATTGATTCCTCCGAAGGTGGACAAAGCTACAGAAATCGGCATCACCCAGGAGAACATTCCCAGCAGCTTTTCCCCGAATGTCTGGAACAACACAACAATTGACAGATCAgtttattgattgattggtaaattgattaattgactgactaactgactgactgactgatggattgattgattgattaactgACTGATTTGATTGATACACAAGTTATATGCCATAAAACAGTTTTCATTATATTCTCAcattttcttatattttttaTCTCCCTGTTCCCAACACTGGAACCAGTTGCTGGTGTTGAGCATCTGGTTTTCTGGTCTTTTTTAGCACACATTGTTATACACTACAGTACTATATTGGTATATTGAACATCCATCCATGTGAAGATCTCCTCACCACTGCCACGGCGTTGGAGGCCAGGAGCTCCTCAGGGCTCATGGAGGAGAAGTAGGCGATGTTGGTCAGGGTGTAGACCAGGGTCACCAGAGGGATGGAGATGTAGATGGCACGAGGCAGGTtcctaataataaaaataataaacatatttgtacatgacatgcatgtgcatgtttttctgtgtgtgtgttatggttaGAGCAATATATTGGGTTGATATTGGCCTATATTAAAAATTCGATTGGGTCCAGTTGTCCACCTCTGACacgatggatatgatgcagtttgatttattacatatttattgtagatttgatcaatactacactgattTTCTATGGGAAgagcttaacctgaattgattcttaattcaaatatttgcatatatgtaaaaacatttaatattggcacaaaatatccgctattggcagcttcaatccaaaaatgctGGCAGTGGCCTTCAAAAGCcgatatcggtcaaacccttgtgtgtgtgtgtgtgtgtgtgctccataCTTGCGTGGCTCCACCACCTCTTCGGTGACGTAGTTGAGGAAGTTCCAGCCGCTGAAGGCGAAGGAAGCCTGGAGGAAGGCCAGCGCTATCTGGCCCACCGAGGGCTCCTGGTTGAATTCAAAAGCCACGCTGGGCACCAGGGCGTCGTAGTGACCTGGAGACAGTCgagggcgagggggggggggggggggggggggatgaaggaGTCGAGAGGGGTGGAGAAGAGGGAGTTTCAGGCAGATATCAAGATACTTCATTCCCCACTGAAGGGTCCTCaagactctcctctccttcagaaCTGCTGAGGTGGCCTCACAACTCCATGTTCTTGAAGAGAAGCTTCTCCAAGGAGGAAATACAGAGGAAATACatattttcacagcagccatgaTGTGTCATAGCAGGGgaaaacacaggtgtaactaataacattaatgatagTTCCATGCCACTTAAGCtggggacacattcaaagattTTTCCAATCAGAAGCATCACAATGGAGCAAAGAAAAGATCGAGCATTTATCATCTGAAATTTGCTGATTTTCAGTCTTTGAGGAGCACAAATCTAATCACCATAGACCGTACACAAAAGACTGAGAATAAATGATTTTTGGTGGTGCACCTGCATTGCGAGAATGTATTTTTTCGCGATATTttgataacaaaaaacaaacatgcagcccATACGGCTTGCAGAAGTTGTGGTTTATGCTGCgatttgtgtggaaaaaagaGAGCACATTCAGGTTTCTTTTTCCACTGTGCACGCTGGATCTTGTGTTTACACTTCCgtatttttcccctcttccttgGTCTGTCGCAAACTCAATTTTCACTGGCTATTGAAAATTCCCGTTAAGATTTGAGTCTTTGAAGAGCGCACGCCGCAGGATTACGTAAAGACTAGCAAAAACTATGCTAGAATTATGCATTTGAGAAATTTGCTCCAAACAGTTTTACGTAATTCGTTTCATTGTTCCTGTGAACTCTCACTGACATTGattgacattttgattgacatCCCTTGAAGCTCTAGAGCTGCTGTGTTGGTTTCATTTCTATTGGCTACCACAGATTAGCATGTTAATGAAACAGTCAGTTCCAGCAGCTCTGTGGGTAAAATCTATCCAACTGCCATCATACTTCATCTCTACTATTTTTTTATGTGCACATTTTCTGTACATATATGTGGCCTTTGTAGACCCTAATATGAATTTGACACACATTTAGTGCATCGTATGTATATATAGgctgtatttttgcatttttgtcctcttaatattttaatatttgctCATTtgaattatactgtatatatcttgaCAGGTTTAGGATGTTGTGCATTTCctattttggtatattttcatattgtacttATTTTCCACTCATTACTTTTTGTCTCAGAATTCTCTACTGCTTTTACTTTCTACACCCTCATATTGCTGTAATTCATACCttgtcatatttttcattcacatgttcacatttcAACTTAACATGCTCTAGTGTTGGTAATGCCAGTTGCATATATGTTTAATTATGCCaataaataattatttatttaattaattattaaactAATTATTATTGCTCTGTTCTTATAtatcctgtttttctttgctgtttcctgtcagtcaatcagtcagtctcTCTATCTACATCTACGCATTAGCTGAAACCAAACCACAGCAGCTGCTATGAAGCAGACGTTTTTTTCTCACCagaacctgtgtgtgtatgtgtgtgtgtgtgtgtgtgtgtgtgtgtgtctctgtgtttgtttacctcTACAGATCTGAACCAGTCCAACCACTATGATGAGTCCCAGAGCGAGGAGTTTTCCGATGGTGAAAACATCCTGGATCCTTGTCGCCCAGCGCACACTGGAGCAGTTCACCCAGGTCAGGAACACTGCACACgaatgcgcgcgcacacacacacacacacacacacacacacacacacacacacagtaaaaatcATCATTTGAAAGCTGACTACATATAATACATCAGTATAACAGGAGATTACTCCAGTAAACTCAACAAACTTCAACACACTGACTCAGCTGGGAATATATTATTCCACACACTAaaattaagcaataagccatTAGTGCATGGGTATGGCTCAAATTTTAGTTCCGCCCACATAGGCACTGATTGGAAATCGCCGTCGAATAGAGCAACATCAGACTTTCTGAATCGCttgaccaaatctgaagagtgggcgggaaGCGATTCAGGATGTCAGTATGTtatctagaaaaaaatgtaaaaaaacaagctttcttttcttatttttggagacagtggcattcttctggctctcgtTTTTGCTGCATTGGCGGAGGGATATGTGTTTGGCAGGCTTTACACGTGGATTTGTTTACAAAACTGTAGCTGGCTAGAAGTCCGTGTTTGCATCTGTtaacatactgacaccggtATGATTATACTGCGAGTGTCGTGTGTTGCAGAACAAcatttatcatagttttcataGACTGTCacgtatgcccctaggtttctattgcaatAGAGTGGGAGGGGGCCGCCCGGTGTTacgggcggagcaggcggctagcgaagttatggtttctactaatagggatcatgatggaaaacatgttatttgggctcagggttcaaaataccaaactattcctttaagtattGTTCATCAGATGCATACAGCTTTTAGGGTCATTTGTCTGTGTATCAAGATGCTTATTTTAGtcaaatgtgaacaaaaaacaacaatgctGAACATTTTTGCACCTATATGTCTGCCATAAATTTTTggccgccattttggattttttgaaaaacagcaactccaaaaaaaacataaataggGAAATCAATAAATGGGGAACTGActacataaatatttttttgtgtcttaCTGATTAATTTAGTAATTTatacagttatttatttatacatttaattccagatttgtatgtattttatgaGAGAGATAGATCATCTtgtctgtaaaaacaaaaggtcTGTGGCATCACACACTTCCTACTTCCTGTTTCCTACTTccttagtgtgtctgtgtgtgtgtgtgtgtgtgtgtgtgagagagagtctccaggctctccctctccccctcttctctcaccCTTTTTTgcatcctctgtctctctctctcgcttatGTATTCTCTGTTTCCCTATACATCTTTCTCTgccctttccctcctccactctctctcccttacacacacactttctcttcatgcaggctgtgtgtatgtgtgtgtgtgcgtgtgtgtgtgtgtgtgtgcaggcgtgcAGGTGGGGGCGTTATCCACC is a genomic window of Centroberyx gerrardi isolate f3 chromosome 1, fCenGer3.hap1.cur.20231027, whole genome shotgun sequence containing:
- the slc7a10a gene encoding asc-type amino acid transporter 1 isoform X2 yields the protein MEDKEEKKDKKSSERVTLKKEIGLLSACAIIIGNIIGSGIFISPKGVLEHAGSVGLSLIVWVLGGGICALGSMCYAELGVTIPKSGGDYSYVTEIFGGLVGFLLLWSAVLIMYPTTLAVIALTFSNYVLQPAFQNCLPPYMATRLLSTICILFLTWVNCSSVRWATRIQDVFTIGKLLALGLIIVVGLVQICRGHYDALVPSVAFEFNQEPSVGQIALAFLQASFAFSGWNFLNYVTEEVVEPRKNLPRAIYISIPLVTLVYTLTNIAYFSSMSPEELLASNAVAVTFGEKLLGMFSWVMPISVALSTFGGINGYLFTSSRLCFSGAREGHLPYLLAMIHLKNCTPIPALLVCCIATIVILCIGETHNLINYVSFINYLSYGVTIAGLLYLRWKKPNLMRPIKVNMLIPISYMVFWAVLLGFSLYSEPVVCGLGMVIMLTGVPVYFLGVQWKKKPKWIYRVVGEVTYMGQKLCFVVFPQEDPSETECLTASKAED
- the slc7a10a gene encoding asc-type amino acid transporter 1 isoform X1 → MDRTEADRRHRSQPEDMEDKEEKKDKKSSERVTLKKEIGLLSACAIIIGNIIGSGIFISPKGVLEHAGSVGLSLIVWVLGGGICALGSMCYAELGVTIPKSGGDYSYVTEIFGGLVGFLLLWSAVLIMYPTTLAVIALTFSNYVLQPAFQNCLPPYMATRLLSTICILFLTWVNCSSVRWATRIQDVFTIGKLLALGLIIVVGLVQICRGHYDALVPSVAFEFNQEPSVGQIALAFLQASFAFSGWNFLNYVTEEVVEPRKNLPRAIYISIPLVTLVYTLTNIAYFSSMSPEELLASNAVAVTFGEKLLGMFSWVMPISVALSTFGGINGYLFTSSRLCFSGAREGHLPYLLAMIHLKNCTPIPALLVCCIATIVILCIGETHNLINYVSFINYLSYGVTIAGLLYLRWKKPNLMRPIKVNMLIPISYMVFWAVLLGFSLYSEPVVCGLGMVIMLTGVPVYFLGVQWKKKPKWIYRVVERVTYMGQKLCFVVFPQEDPSETECLTASKAED